The genomic interval CTTCGAGCAACAGTTGTTTGGCAAGATTGATGCGTTTGTTGGACAAGTAATCTCGGAAGCTGAGTCCAATCTCTTTGTGAAACACTTTAGAAAAATAGGTAACAGAGTAGTGGCAAAACGAGGCGGCATCTTCTTCGCGAATGACATTGCTGATGTTGTTGTCGATATGATTTAGCAGAGATTGTAACGCTTGGCTAATCATAGGGGCGGCTGCTTGTGTAGAAGTGTTGCCACCGAGCTCAACATACCATCGTAGATTCATTCTTGAGATAAGCTGTTTCAACCATTCTTGGGTGTTTTGTAAAGAAAGATTGAGATGGTCGAAAACGGCAGAGTGATAGTAAGAGCCCAACTCAATAGGCCGAGAGTGGATTAAAATTAACTTCTTATTCAGATTGATACTGAGTTTTAGCGCCGTCAGCAGTAGCGGGTACTGCTCTTCTGAATGGATGAAAAAAAAGGCAAACTGGGTACTCGGTTCACTGAGAATAGAGACGTCGGTGTCATGTTCAATCAGAGTAAACGTATTGAGAATAAGATCTTTTTCGGTTTTCTCAAGCAGGCGGACTGAGCTTCCCAGCCAATGAGCGGTACGTCTCACTTCCATGCTGATTCCCCCTCAAACTGAAATATGAGTATCAAGCAGCTATTGTTTGCCTTTCAAAGAGCGAAGAGTGTGTTGTCTCAAATCATCTCTTTGTGCCTCAGTGTGGTCACCTTGGTGGTGCTTCTGCATATTCTGCTCTCATACAAAAAGGTTAGTGCTGCCACAAAAAAGTGCCAACAAAAAAAGTGATCGATTTTATTTTTTTAAATTGAGAAAGATAGCTGGATAGAAATGCCAGGTAATTACAATTGTTTTCATACGCTTTTATTAACTTTTTCTAAGTAGTGGCAACTCAGGTATTTCTTTTTGCGAATCAATAAACAATGAGTTTCTTGATGAAAGTCGTAAAAAAGTACTAGTAAAAGACAAAAAAGTCCTAACGTCTTTATTTAGCAACCTCTAACTTTAAAGGGCAAGTTCGTTGCTTATGGAAGGAGAGACACAATGAGCAATCTATTACACAAAGCGAAAGCGTTTATGCAAGATGAAGAAGGTTTGTCGGTTGTTGAATACGTTGTGGGTGCAGCGTTACTGGTTGTTGCTCTAGGGCTAGTGTTTAACAATTTAGGTGATAACCTTCAGAGCAAACTGGATGGAGCTGTAGGTAGCGGTTCATAGAGAGGCTTAAGATGTTGCTTAGACATATGAAAGCTAGCGTCGATTTTCTTCTCGATGAGGAAGGATTAAGTGTTGTGGAATACGTCGTCGGGGCGGCGCTACTGGTGTTAGCCATAGGGACTCTCTTTTCCGGATACGACACTAAGCTAAATAACAAGATCGATGGTGCTCTTAGCTAGTCGCTGACGTTCCACTCTATGGAAGGAGAGGCAGGTGGTTATAAACAGTTTGATATGGTTTTGTTTGCTGGTGGTTGCCGTTTACGATGCCAGAGATAACCGAATACCAAATGCATGGCTTTTGCCCCTGACTCTTCTTGCTTGCTTACATTGGGGGCTCAAGGGGGATTCCAGTCAGCTGTTTTTAGCGATAGGTGCAGGTGCAATCTATTTTGGCAGTGGCTTGGTCCTTTTTTTCCTTAAGGCGATGTCGCCGGGTGATGTAAAGCTTCTTGGCGCAGTGGGTATGGTGATCGGCTGGGATGCCATGGGCGAAGTTGCCTACTGGATTACACTTTCAGCCGGGCTCGTTGCGCTGTTTTTCATGATGCTTCACTACGCCCGATATCCTGATTCTTTGCAGAAATTGGTTGGTCGATATTCGTTTCAAGCAATGTCAGGTCAGGTTCCTTTACTTTCTGTTTATCCATCAGAAGTTGCTGTCCAAGGAAAACTCACCATGCCGTTTGCACCCGCCGTTGTAATTGGGTTAGCGCTGTTTCATTACTTTTAGTATGAACATAATAAGTAGGGGGCTTTCATGGCAGAACCCACAGCGAAACACAGAGATAAACTGACGCCTCAAGCCGCTCCACCGAAGGTGCCGACCTCATTAAATCAATTGAAAATTCCACCTGTCGTGGTTGAGAATTTGCTGATCAAGCAATTGGCGGCATACCCCAAATCGGACCTACTGACGTTGACGCGTTTGATGGGGCTCAACAGTCACATTGTCGATGAAGTGCTGGCTGTTTTACGAAAAAAATCCCTTGTTGAAGTGTTTCAATCGGATCCCGCAGCATTTGGAGAGGCTAACCAAGGCACGAGAATTCTATATGCTCTATCGGAATCGGGTATGGAAGAAGCGGACGATGCGTTTATTAAAGATGCGTACTTAGGCCCGTGTCCTGTTTCGGTGGTGGAATACTCTGAGATGGTTAAAGCGCAAGACGTCCGAGCAAAAATCGTCAATCGAGCCGATGTGGAATACGCGTTTAAAGATGTGCTTGGTGCGCATCGTATGGTCGCGGTATTAGGCCCTGCCATTAATTCAGGTCGAGCATTGCTCCTCTATGGTGATGCTGGTACAGGAAAAACTTTTGTGGCCACTCGGTTACTTAACTCTTTGAATACATCCGTGTTTATTCCTTACTCCGTCTATGCCGCAGGTAACATTATCAAGGTGTTTACCCCTCAGCATCATAAAAAAGTGGAAGAAGACAGTAGCCAGCAATCGTTGGTGTTTAAGGATCAGTTTGATAAGCGCTGGGCGCTGTGTGAGCGACCCAGTATTCAGGTGGGCGGGGAGCTCACCATGGAAATGCTGGAAGTGAACCACTCACAACACAATCGAGTCTGGATGGCACCACTGCAAATGATGGCCAATAATGGCATCTTCATTATCGATGACTTGGGCCGTCAACCCATGCCGGTGGCGACACTGCTCAACCGCTGGATTGTGCCGATGGAGTATTTCTACGATTACCTCTCTTTGCCGAATGGCCAACAAATCACCATTCCATTTATTTTGACGCTGGCGTTTTCGACCAACTTAGACCCTGAAAAAATCAGCGACCCTGCATTCTTACGTCGTCTGGGTTATAAGATTCAATTCCAACCCTTGATGAAAGATGAGTACCAAGAACTTTGGCAAATTATGGCACGTGGTAAAGCGCTGAGTTTGGAAGCTGGGTTGTTTGAGCGTCTTACTGAACTACATGAACAACATAATGTTGGTTATTACCCTTGTTTGCCGAAAGATATTGCAGGTATCAGCCGCGATATCGTGGCATTCGAAGAGTCAGAACCGGTAATCACAACACAAGTCCTTGAACGGGCATGGCAAGTCTACTTTACCGCAGATGGTAAAGGCGGAGGTGCACGATGAGTCGTAACCAAATCATATTACTTTTCTTACTCTCAATCTTATTTGGTTTGGCGGCCGTATTTTTTGCCAAGCAGTGGATGGATAAGCAGCTGACGCCTCAACAAGATGTTGAAGTGGTTGAGCGAGAACCTGTGGTGATTGCGGCCATAGAAATTCCGGCTGGCAGTGTGATTGAGCCACAACATCTCACGACGAAACTGTTGGAAAAATCGTGGCGTGAGCTCTCGCAATATACCGATCCTAAAGAGCTGGTGGGGCAAATCGTTGCGGGAGCAATTTACCCTGGTGAAATCATCATAGAGCAGCGTTTAACCGTGCCTGGTGAGGGCTCGACGCTTGCTGCGTTAATTCCAGAGAACAAACGAGCCATTACCATTCGCGTGAATGATGTGATTGGCGTGGCGGGTTTCTTGCTGCCGGGAAACCGTGTTGATGTACTCAATACCATCTCTTACAGCAAAGGTTCAGCGGTCACTAAAACCGTACTGAAAGATATTAAGGTGTTGGCGGTGGACCAAACGGCCAGAACCAAAGAGAACAAGCCGATCATCGTTCGAGCGGTGACATTGGAAGTCACACCGGATCAGGCGGAAAAACTGTTGAGTGCCAAGAGCAAAGGTGAAATCCAACTCACCTTGCGTAATCCACACGAGCCTGAGGAAAAAGTGGTTCGTCGTTATGTCGCCCCTAGTGTCACCATAATCAAAGGGACGGAGTCATCGAAGATTCAGGTAAAAGAATAAGGTGTGACGCATGAAAATTTTGATTTTAGTCTTTACGTTAGGCGTGCTGAGTGTCTTTACCGCTTACGGAGCGACACAAACGGGGAAAGTGGTCACGGTACCGCATCACAAATCGACGTTTGTTGCGTTGTCAGGTAAAGCAAAACGCGTCTCGCTTGGCGATCCTGAAGTGTTAGACATCGTGATGTTGAAATCCGATGAACTGTTCTTGATCGGTCGTAAGTTAGGCTCAACAAACCTAATGGCATGGGACAGCCGTGGGAACTTAATTGAATCGATCAACATTGAAGTCACACACGATCTCAATAGCCTCAAGCAAAAGCTTTATGAGTTTCTGCCAGAGGAACCGATTCAAGTCCACAGTGCGCAAAATCGCTTAATTTTAAGTGGTATGGTCAGCACTCAAGAAAAAATGAACATCGCTCTGCGTGTGGCAGAAACCTATGCGGCGGGGCAACAAGCGGATGAAGCCACGGCCTCGTTAAACAGTCAGGTAGAAAAAAGTGGCGTGATCAACTTAATGACGATCGGCGGTGCCCAGCAGGTGATGCTAGAAGTGACCGTAGCAGAAGTGCAGCGCAGCTTGGTCAGACGTTTTGACTCTAACTTCCACTTTTTCGAAAACAACGGCAGCTTCTCATGGGGGGCAACTTCCGCTGGCGGCATCATTGATGACATCGGTGGCGGTGTAGGCCCTATCTTCAACGTGCCGGGGATCGACAGCACCGGGCTATTGAGCACCTTCATTGATGGCGACACCCTGTTTACTTTTGCATTAGACATTGCCAAAGAAAATGGCGTGGCCAAAGTATTGGCAGAGCCGAATTTGACGGCGTTAAGTGGCGCGAAAGCGGAGTTTCTCGCTGGTGGGGAGTTCCCGATTCCAGTACCAGACAGCGATGGTGTCACCATTGAATACAAAGAGTATGGGGTGGGATTGAAGTTTGTTCCGACCATCTTGAGTGACAAACGTATCAATCTGAACTTGGCGGTGGACGTGAGTGAAATCGCGGCTTCCAATACGCTGACCTTAAGCCCGGGTGGCACCAATGCCAGCTATTTTATTCCCCCCATCACACGTCGCTCGGCGTCTTCAACCTTAGAGCTTGCGGATGGTCAAACCATCGGTATTGCGGGTCTCTTGAGTGAAAATGTACGCGATGTCAGTAGCAAAATGCCCGGCTTTGGCGATATTCCAGTCTTGGGACAACTCTTTAGTAGCCAAGATTATATTTCCGGTGAAACCGAACTGGTGATTTTGGTGACGCCAAGGCTCGCGAAGCCAATCGACCGTAGCAAAATTACGCTGCCGACCGATGCCTTTGTCGAACCGAGCGATCTGAAATATTACTTACTTGGTGTCGGCGCTTATATCGCAGAATCGCCCACCAACGCGAATGCGGCTGTGCAACCTGAGCCCGAGTTTTTACAAAATGGGCAGGGTGGCACTGAAGGCGAATTTGGCCACAGCCTGTAAGGAGAGAGAGATGAAAACCTATTTTGCACTACTTTTTATGGCTGTCTCTTTTTTAAGTGGCTGTGCAAATGATGCGCCTTTGGGCCAACATGTGGCTAAACTTAAAGCAGAGCAAACCTATAATCCAGACGCAACCCAGGAAAACCTGGACCTTATTCCTTACGGCAGTGGCGATAAAATGGACAGTGCTTATCAGCTTTACCTCGGTAAGAAAACTGAAAGCATGTCGAGTAGTAGTAGCCAAGTTATCAACGGTTTTAAATAACGGCCGTTAAGGATGCATTATGGACATGACCAGACACTGCAAGGGAAAACGTAAGCAACAAGGCTTAGTGCTGGTCTTGGTGACGGTGGCGATGTTGAGTTTTGTTATCATGGCGGCATTGGCGATTGACGTCACTCATCAAGTGGTGAATCGCACCAAATTGCAAAATGCCGTCGATGCGGCGGCCTTAGCAGCGGCCATGGTGGCAGACGCCACTCACGATACTCCCACCGCAACGGCGGCCGCCAAAACAACACTTAACTCCATGCATAGCGCCTCTGGCAACAGTGAGCTGGATATCGACTCGGCTATCTTCAGTATTGATTATTCCAACGATCCTCTTACTTTTCCTGACAGCAGCTTTGACGATACGGGCGATATTTATGTGCGCGTGTCGGTTGATGACCTCAGTTTGAGCGAATTTTTTATGCAAGCGTTGGGCATGAGTAAAGAAGTATCGGCCTCAGCAGTGGCTGGCCCAAGCTCCGACATCAATACCATCAGCAATGTCGTGCCAATAGGAGTGTGCAAAGGTGATGAAACTGGTGGTATCTACGGTTACAACGCCGGTGAGGTGTATGTCCTGAAAGTAGGCGATTCCAGCTTATCCAGCATGGGGGCGGGGAACTACCATCTACTTGATTTTGGCTCGGGTGCCGACACGGTGCGCGAAGCGTTAGGAGGTGGTTACGATGGTACTGTGCAAATTGGTGGCAGCATAAATACCCAGACAGGGGTCGCAGCGGGTCCTGTAGGGCAGGGGGCGAATACTCGCCTTGGCATCTATCAAGGCGGTGTATCCAGTAGTGACTACCCGCCAGATTACATCACTGACCTCCCAGACACACCAGCGACGCTCGATAGTGATGGCAATGTCGTTTACGACTACGCCGGTGATCTCACATATGCGGAATACAAAGCAAAGACCGAAGCTTGTATTGCCGATAGTAGCTCTGGTGATTGCGAGTCTGGGGGGCAGCCTTGGCGACGTGTGTTACCGATTCCTATGGTGGATTGCTCAGGTTCGAGTGGTGGTACCACGACCTATACCGTGGTGGAAGTTGGCTGCTTCTTCCTCTTACAAACTGTACCAACGAACAACTCAGGTATCGGACAAGTCGTGTTTGGTGAGTTTGTTGATTCTTGTGTGGTGGAAAACGGCTCAATTGGTAACACACCGGGAAACCAAGGCGCTTATAAGATCGTCATCTATGAAGATCCAAACAATGGAGATTCGTGAGATGAAAAGAGAGATGAACAACCAAAAAGTGCGTGGGTTTGCAGCGGTCGAAATGGTCGCCACTCTGCCAGTGATTTTGTTGATTCTAGTGGGCGTGGTGGAAGTCGGGCATATGTTTACCCAGTACAACACCCTCGCCAAAGGAGTACAAAATGGTGCTCGTTTTGCCGTCAATGATGTCTATGGAACAATTAGCTATGACCAAATTGCCAACGAAGCAGACATTAAAAACATGGTGTTACACGGCCAAGTCTCGGGCGGCAGCTACACCATTTTAGACAACTTAACCGCAGACGATATTACCGTTACCCACAATAGCGGTTATGTCACGGTGACGGCGTCTTACACTTACGTCCCATCGTTTAGCAAAATTCCGTACACCAACACGGAATTAGGCATCACTTTCACAGCGTCTTCTGTGATGAGGAGCGGCTTGTGATGCGAGTTAAGGAATGGAAGAGAAGAAATAGCCAAGGGCTGGCCGTGATTGAACTGACCATTGTCTCAACCGTGTTGATGTTGATACTGCTGTCAATCTTCTCTGTTGGTTACTACATGTTTTCGATGCAGATGATTAATGAGGCGACACGTAAAGCGGCACGCTTAGCGACGGTTTGCTATGTCACCTCGAGCGCGCACCAAAACATCAAAGACGTCGTCATTGATAGCAGTTTGCCCGGTAATTTCAGCGATCAGCATTTGGTGATTGAGTATCTCGATGCCAATGGCGATGTGGTCAGCGGGGACTTAACCGACAATGATGTTTTTATAACCATAAAATACGTTAGAGCTAGAGTGAGTAATTATCAATTTCAATTTGTTTCAGTTCTTAATTTTTTAGGAAACAACGGCTTAGTGACCATTCCGCAATTTGAAACCACGCTACCTGTCGAGAGTTTAGGGGTGGTGAGACCAACTAAAAACGATTCGGATGGTTCCACAACTGACTGCTAGGGGACGGTATATGGGAGAAGCTGTGAAGCTAAATAGGAACAATGATGAAAGTTTTGCTCGCTTAAAGACCAGTCTACATATCTGGGTGTTGTACAGTAGCGACCGATTTCAGCTTCATATGGGGGCACAACTCAAGTTGTGTAAAAACCTCAGTTTTGATCTGATTTCAATGCACAACTTCAATGTCTCTGGGCTGACGCACGTGACGCCACCCGATCTTATTTTTGTTGAAACTGGGCCAAATTGGGCACAAAAAGTACTGTCGTTGCAAGAATATGAGGCACCCAGCGATGATTTCGAAGCCTCGTTGATTGTGTTTGGTGACGAAAGTGACAACGGCGCATTGAAAATTGCTTTGCGTCTGGGTGCGGCAGACTTTGTTTCTGATAAAGCCTTAGTGGGGGACTTTTTCCACTTACTCAAAAATGTTTCCGATGAGAAGTTTTCCAGCCGAGAGCTTGGAGAACTGCACTTATTTATTAACACCAAAGGCGGTTGTGGTGCCTCGACACTGGCCTTGAATACCGCCTTAGAAATAGCCGGTTCTCATCCGGGAAAAGTACTTCTGCTGGATGTGGACATCCCATTTGGTGTCATCTCTGAATACCTCAACATTTCACCGCAGTACAGCTTAACGGACGTCATCGAGCACTCTAAGGATCTTGACCACGATTCGCTCACCGCCATGGTGACCAAGATGGAGAGTGGTTTGCATGTGTTGGGCTTTTTTCACGAAAACACCGCAGAAGATTTTGATAAAGCGAAGGAAATTGGCCGTTTACTGCCTGTTCTTCGCGAAATTTATCCTTACGTCATTATCGATCTGTCCCGCGGGGTGGATCGTATTTTCTCGGCCGTGGTCGCGCCCGCGACTAAGGTTTTCTTGATTACGCAGCAAAACCTTGCCGCGATTAAGAACACCTCGCGCATTCTGCGCATGTTGACCTTTGAGTATGGCGTTACCCGAGAGCAGATTGAGTTGATTGTTAATCGTTACGAGAAACGAGCATCAATCAAGTTAAAAGACATTGAGCACACCATCACAGGCATTCCGGTTTTCATGATCCCGAATGATTACCGTGTTGCGATTGAAAGTGCCAATTTAGGGCGACCTTTTGTTGAGAACAAAAAAAACAGTGCGATTACCCGTTCCATTGTCGAGTTTTCTCATCACATCGCGAAACCTGAGGAAGAGAAAAAAAGTTGGCTCAAGAAAATATTTTCTTAGAGAGTGCGAAAATTTAGAAACGAAAGGACAAGGTTATGTTTTTTAAAAGAAAAAATATCAACCCAGAGTTTCAGGAAAAAGCAGCGGCATTAGAAGCGCAACCCAGTTCAACGATCAGTGATGAGGTTATTTCTGACATTGAGTCCAATGTGCAGCCAATAGACTCAAACAGAGTCGAGCCGATGCAACAAGACAAAAAACTGCTGGAGCGTCAGGCGAAAGACAAAGCGGTTGAAGAGGCACGTAAACAACTCGAACAAGAGTTGGCGATTAAGCACTACTATCATCAACGCTTGTTGGAAACATTGGATTTGGGTTTGCTGTCGAGTTTGGAAAAAGAGCGAGCAAAGAAAGATTTGCACGATGCCATCGTCCAGCTCATGGCGGAAGACCAAACTCACCCAATGAGCTCAGAAGGTCGTAAGCGGGTGATCAAGCAGATTGAAGATGAAGTGTTTGGTCTGGGGCCACTAGAGCCATTACTGCATGACAAAACCGTGTCGGATATTTTGGTCAATGGCCCGAAAAACATCTTTGTGGAACGTCGCGGTAAGTTGGAAAAGACCCCCTATACCTTTTTGGATGACCGCCACTTACGCAACATCATCGACCGCATTGTTAGCCAGGTAGGGCGTCGTATTGATGAAGCCTCGCCAATGGTGGATGCGCGTTTGCTGGATGGTTCGCGAGTCAATGCCATCATCCCACCCTTGGCTCTCGATGGAGCCTCGGTGTCGATTCGTCGTTTTGCGGTTGACAAGCTCACCATGGACAACATGCTCGGCTACAACTCGTTATCGCCACAAATGGCTAAGTTTGTCGAAGCGGCGGTAACAGGGGAGCTGAACATTCTGATTGCGGGTGGTACGGGTTCTGGGAAAACCACCACTCTCAATATCTTCTCCGGTTTTATCCCTTCTGACGATCGCATTATCACCATTGAAGACTCGGCAGAGCTGCAACTGCAACAACCGCATGTGGTGAGATTGGAAACGCGCCCGCCCAACTTGGAAGGCAAAGGCGAAATTACTCAGCGCGATTTGGTGAAAAATGCGCTGCGGATGCGCCCCGATCGCATTGTGCTGGGGGAGGTGCGTGGCGCTGAAGCGGTGGATATGTTAGCGGCGATGAACACCGGTCACGATGGCTCTCTGGCGACTATCCATGCTAATACCCCGCGCGATGCGTTGAGTCGGGTGGAAAACATGTTTGCCATGGCTGGCTGGAATATCTCGACCAAAAACTTGCGTGCGCAGATCGCCTCTGCGATTCACTTAGTGGTGCAAATGGAGCGCCAAGAAGACGGTAAGCGCCGCATGGTGAGTATTCAAGAGATCAACGGCATGGAGGGGGAAATCATCACCATGTCGGAGATTTTTCACTTTAAACGTCAAGGGCTCGATGCCGATGGCAATATCCTTGGTTTTTACACCGCAACGGGAGTGGTGCCCGCGTGTCATGATCAATTAACGAAGCGTGGATTAGATTTGCCCTTCGAACTGTTTAACGAAAGCTTTTCATAGCGGGAGGCAAGCATGGATGACATTACCTATTTCTTCGTCCTGCTCTTTTTTGCTGTTGTCTTTATTTCGCAAGCCCTGATCCTGCCAGCGGCAGGCAGCAAGGCAAAACATAAAGAGCTCTCTCAGCGTTTGAAAGAGACGCAGATGAACTTGGATGAAGAGGCGCGTTCTTTACTCCAAGAGCATTACTTAAAAAGCTTATCTCCGTTAGATCGTAGTTTGGTCAAAGTGGCGGCCTTTGCTTCGCTGAAAAAATCGATCGAACTCTCTGGGCTCGACTGGTCTTTGGCGCAGACATTAATGGTCTGTTTAATCATCAGTTTGACCACCATTGTCACTATGGTGATTCTGGCTCAACCTTGGTATATCGCCGTTGCGGGCGGCTCTGCAATTTGGTTTGCCTTGCAATTCTTCCTGCAAAAACGCATTACCGATCGCCTCAATCGTTTTGAAGAACAATTGCCTGATGCGCTCGATATTATTCGCCGTATGTTGCAAGCCGGTCAGCCTGTGACTCAAGCGTTCAATGAAGTGGGCAACGAGATGGCTCCGCCGATCGGTATTGAGTTCAAAAACACCTTCAACCTGCTTAATTACGGCTACGACATGCGTTTGGCCATTATGCAGATGGCGGAACGCACTCCGACCGTATCGATGCTGGCGTTTTCCAGTGCGGTGTTATTGCAAAAAGAGACGGGTGGTAATCTCTCTGAAAACCTAGAAAAAGTGGGGAAAGTGCTGCGTCAACGCTTCAAATTGACGCGAAAAATCAAAACCATCTCCGCGGAAAGTCGCCTTTCCGCATGGATTTTGGTGCTCTCTCCCTTCGTACTGTTTGTGGGGTTGATGTTCATTAACCCCGAATACGTGAAGCCCTTGTACCAAGATGAACGGGGAATGGAGCTGGTCACCATGGGGATCGTGAGCCTGTTCTTTGGCGCTATTTGGATTCGCAATATCATCAACTTCGAGGTGTGATATGGACGAGTTATTGGCTTCTTTTGGGGATATCCAGTTGAACGAACAGTGGGTGTTGTTGGCACTGATTCTGATCTCCACCAGCTTGTTGGTGGTCACGGTTGCTGTGGTCTTTTCTGGCAACCGAGCGCCAGTGAAGAAAAAACTAGAACAGATCCACAAAGAAGTGTCGGGTAAGGCGCTGAAGAAAAAAAGCCGCAAAGTGGAAAACACGTTGGAGTCGTTAGCGCCGATCGTGGTCGGCAAGGATTCGAAAGAAAGGGAGAGCATTCGTAGTCAGTTAATGCATGCGGGTTTTCACAACCGTGACGCGTTGACGGTGTTCTACGCAATCAAAACCTTTTTTGCGGTGCTGGGTTTTGGCGGTGCAGCGGCGGTGTTCTTTTTATTGCCTGATATGGATAACAGTACGTTGGTGATGGTGGTTGCCGTTGCGGGGGGCTTATACATCCCCAACATCGGTTTGAATCATTTTGTGAAAAAGCGTCAACGTATGATTCGGGCCGGTGTGCCAGATGCGCTGGATTTATTGGTGGTGTGTACGGAGTCTGGTTTGGGTTTTAACGCTGCGCTGAGAAAGGTGGCCGATGAGCTGGCCATTTCTCATCCGGAATTTGCCGATGAGTTAGATACGGTTTGCGCCAAAATCAAAGCCGGGGTTGAGATGTCGACGGCGTTTGAAGAGTTGGTAACGCGAACGGGTCTGTCGGAGATCAACGGCTTGGTTAATATGCTCTCTCATGCCTCCAAAATTGGTGGTAGTTTGTCGCAAACATTGCGTGATTACACAGAAGATTTTCGCGATAAACGCAATCAGGAAGTGGAAGAAATTGCAGCAAAAATCCCGACAAAAATGATTTTTCCACTACTGTTATTTATATGGCCTTGTTTCTTTATTGTCGCCGTTGGGCCTGCGTTGCTATCGCTATCGGATGCGCTGGGGTAAGGGGGAAGGAATGAAAATGACAAAAACGCTATTGGGTTTGCTGGTGGCCATAACACTTTATGGTTGTGCGAGCCAGGAGCCGCAAGGCCCACAGTATGACCTCAGTTTGTACGATGGCCGGCCGATTGATACGTTGAGCTCTGACGTGATGCCAGTGTCTGAAAAAGAGGCGATCACACGAGGTGATGTGGCTCTGCGCAACAATAATAACGACTTAGCGCTGTATGAATACATTCGAGCGCTGTCGTTCCCCGATGCACAATATCAAGACAAAGCCTTGTACAACATCGGCCGTATTCATGAATCGCGCGGCAATATCGCTTTGGCGGAAAAAGCCTACACCATGGCGGTGGAATACAACCCAGACAATGTGAAAGCGCTGGAGCAATTGGGGGCAATT from Vibrio vulnificus NBRC 15645 = ATCC 27562 carries:
- a CDS encoding AAA family ATPase, translating into MVPQLTARGRYMGEAVKLNRNNDESFARLKTSLHIWVLYSSDRFQLHMGAQLKLCKNLSFDLISMHNFNVSGLTHVTPPDLIFVETGPNWAQKVLSLQEYEAPSDDFEASLIVFGDESDNGALKIALRLGAADFVSDKALVGDFFHLLKNVSDEKFSSRELGELHLFINTKGGCGASTLALNTALEIAGSHPGKVLLLDVDIPFGVISEYLNISPQYSLTDVIEHSKDLDHDSLTAMVTKMESGLHVLGFFHENTAEDFDKAKEIGRLLPVLREIYPYVIIDLSRGVDRIFSAVVAPATKVFLITQQNLAAIKNTSRILRMLTFEYGVTREQIELIVNRYEKRASIKLKDIEHTITGIPVFMIPNDYRVAIESANLGRPFVENKKNSAITRSIVEFSHHIAKPEEEKKSWLKKIFS
- a CDS encoding CpaF family protein encodes the protein MFFKRKNINPEFQEKAAALEAQPSSTISDEVISDIESNVQPIDSNRVEPMQQDKKLLERQAKDKAVEEARKQLEQELAIKHYYHQRLLETLDLGLLSSLEKERAKKDLHDAIVQLMAEDQTHPMSSEGRKRVIKQIEDEVFGLGPLEPLLHDKTVSDILVNGPKNIFVERRGKLEKTPYTFLDDRHLRNIIDRIVSQVGRRIDEASPMVDARLLDGSRVNAIIPPLALDGASVSIRRFAVDKLTMDNMLGYNSLSPQMAKFVEAAVTGELNILIAGGTGSGKTTTLNIFSGFIPSDDRIITIEDSAELQLQQPHVVRLETRPPNLEGKGEITQRDLVKNALRMRPDRIVLGEVRGAEAVDMLAAMNTGHDGSLATIHANTPRDALSRVENMFAMAGWNISTKNLRAQIASAIHLVVQMERQEDGKRRMVSIQEINGMEGEIITMSEIFHFKRQGLDADGNILGFYTATGVVPACHDQLTKRGLDLPFELFNESFS
- a CDS encoding type II secretion system F family protein; translated protein: MDDITYFFVLLFFAVVFISQALILPAAGSKAKHKELSQRLKETQMNLDEEARSLLQEHYLKSLSPLDRSLVKVAAFASLKKSIELSGLDWSLAQTLMVCLIISLTTIVTMVILAQPWYIAVAGGSAIWFALQFFLQKRITDRLNRFEEQLPDALDIIRRMLQAGQPVTQAFNEVGNEMAPPIGIEFKNTFNLLNYGYDMRLAIMQMAERTPTVSMLAFSSAVLLQKETGGNLSENLEKVGKVLRQRFKLTRKIKTISAESRLSAWILVLSPFVLFVGLMFINPEYVKPLYQDERGMELVTMGIVSLFFGAIWIRNIINFEV
- a CDS encoding type II secretion system F family protein; its protein translation is MDELLASFGDIQLNEQWVLLALILISTSLLVVTVAVVFSGNRAPVKKKLEQIHKEVSGKALKKKSRKVENTLESLAPIVVGKDSKERESIRSQLMHAGFHNRDALTVFYAIKTFFAVLGFGGAAAVFFLLPDMDNSTLVMVVAVAGGLYIPNIGLNHFVKKRQRMIRAGVPDALDLLVVCTESGLGFNAALRKVADELAISHPEFADELDTVCAKIKAGVEMSTAFEELVTRTGLSEINGLVNMLSHASKIGGSLSQTLRDYTEDFRDKRNQEVEEIAAKIPTKMIFPLLLFIWPCFFIVAVGPALLSLSDALG